The Pelobates fuscus isolate aPelFus1 chromosome 2, aPelFus1.pri, whole genome shotgun sequence genome has a segment encoding these proteins:
- the LOC134586160 gene encoding galactose-3-O-sulfotransferase 2-like: MNMLFRFGDTRNLTFAFPKTTHFSYPSYFHSTFVDGFSKESKQEFHIMCHHMRFQLSEVENVMPNDTFYFTILRNPVTQMESSFSYNKNQEAFQKFVSLEDFLNNTSKYYRSNMSSSYYAKNYIAFDLGFDNNGRESEKHYRLLCQTVEIMFDLVLIVEYFDESLVLLKNALCWTFDDVLSIPLNSRSNSSKHSLSEKDEEKIKNWSQLDWHMYVYFNKSFWDQVEKFGRKRMDHELEELQRKRSEMAQVCLQGEADPDNMTDKSLRPYQSGRARILGHNLKPGLKDAEKQFCQKLVTPEIQYTNLLKSKRTRHV; this comes from the exons atgaatatgctgttcCGTTTTGGAGACACTCGCAACTTGACCTTTGCCTTTCCAAAGACTACACATTTTTCGTACCCCAGTTATTTTCATTCTACATTTGTTGATGGTTTCTCAAAGGAAAGCAAGCAGGAGTTTCATATCATGTGCCATCACATGAGGTTCCAGCTCAGTGAG gtggAAAACGTGATGCccaatgataccttttatttcACCATTCTACGGAACCCAGTCACTCAAATGGAATCATCCTtctcatacaataaaaaccaggaAGCCTTCCAAAAATTTGTGAGCCTGGAGGACTTCCTCAACAACACCTCCAAATACTATAGAAGCAACATGTCATCCAGCTACTATGCCAAGAACTATATTGCCTTTGATTTGGGTTTTGACAACAATGGAAGAGAATCTGAAAAGCATTATAGACTGCTATGTCAGACAGTGGAGATCATGTTTGATCTAGTGCTAATTGTAGAATACTTTGATGAATCTTTGGTGCTCTTAAAGAATGCTCTTTGTTGGACATTTGATGATGTTTTATCGATTCCACTTAACAGTAGGAGCAACAGTTCTAAACATTCACTCTCAGAAAAAGATGAGGAAAAGATCAAGAACTGGAGTCAATTAGATTGGCATATGTACGTCTACTTTAATAAGTCTTTCTGGGATCAAGTGGAGAAATTTGGGAGGAAGAGAATGGATCATGAATTAGAGGAACTTCAGAGAAAGCGGTCTGAAATGGCTCAGGTCTGCTTACAAGGTGAAGCAGATCCTGACAATATGACAGACAAATCTCTGAGACCCTACCAATCAGGAAGAGCCAGGATTCTTGGGCACAATCTGAAACCAGGATTAAAAGATGCTGAAAAGCAATTTTGCCAGAAACTAGTTACCCCAGAAATTCAATACACTAACCTGTTGAAGAGCAAAAGAACAAGACATGTTTAG